GAGGGAACCGGCCGACGACGACGATCCCGACCTGCCCGGCCGGACGCTCCAGGTCCGCACGGGCGGCGGCGAGACGTTCATCCCGCAGGCCGAGATCGTCGAGGTGCAGGACACGACCCTCGAGGAAACCTGAACGCGAGCCACCGCGGCCGACGGGGCGAACGGCGGGTCGTCCCCACTCGGGGTCGACGTCTCGCCTGGGCCCCCTCCGGATCACCGGGGACCGGCCCGCCGGCGTGCGAAGACGTGTAACTGTGCCGACCGATGGGGTCGGAACCGCTACCCGACGAACCTGTAGTATCGAGCGAAGTTCGTCATCGAGAATGGAGAATCTTATAGTAGTAACCGGGTAACGTTGATCCAATGAATTACAGAAGTGTCGCCGAGTTTAACGAAGATATACGTCAATTCGCTCGAGAATTACACGATGGTATTGATTTAGTGGTCGGAATACCGCGGAGTGGACTATTAGCTGCGAACTTACTTTGCCTGAATTTAAACGTCCCGATGACCGACGTCGACGGGTTGTGCGAGGGGCGGATACTGAAGACAGGGTACCGACACGACGGTGGGTCGGGTACGTTCTCCGACGTGGATACGGTACTCGTCGTCGACGACTCCGTCAGTTCGGGGAGACAGATGACGGAGACGAGGAGCCGACTCGAGGAGTTCGACTTCCCGTTTCGGATCGAGTACGGGGCGATCTACATCTCCTCGAAGGGCTATCAGTACGTGGACCACTGGGGTGAGGTGGTCGGCAAGCCGCGGGTGTTCGAGTGGAACCTGCTGCACCACCCGATGTTGAAGAACGCGTGCGTCGACATCGACGGCGTGCTGTGCCGCGATCCGACTCCCGAGGAGAACGACGACGGCGCGAACTACCGCGAGTTCCTCACCGGCGTCGACCCCTACGTCGTTCCGACCGAGCGGATCGGTTGGCTCGTCACCTGTCGGCTGGAGAAGTACCGCGAGCAGACCGAGGCGTGGCTGGCGGAGCACGGCGTCGAGTACGACGAACTGGTGATGATGGACCTGCCGAGCAAGGAGGCGCGCCGGGCCGAGGGTAACCACGCGGAGTACAAGGCGGAGGTGTACCGGTCGACCGGCGCGACCTTCTTCATCGAGAGTTCGCACCGACAGGCCGTCGAGATCGCGGATCGGGCGAGGAAACCGGTCTACTGCTACGAGGCGAACCGGATGATCCACCCCGGTACCGTCGCCAGGACGTACGACAAGAGCAACGAGTACCTCGCGCGCTTCCTCAGCAATCCGATTTCGTTCTCGCTGGCAGCCAGCAGATACGTGATCGCCAAGGGGACCCACACGATGAACCTCCTCTCGTATAAGTACCGCGACGACTGACCGGCGACCTCACGCTATCCGGCGGCCTCACACTATCACGCGCCGGAGAATGTCACCGAATAGTGACTTCCAGAAAGCATTTACCGGGACGGGCAGAATCGAAAACCGTCGGCGCGTGAACGATGTGCCCACATGCCATGCTCGGGGCACTCGTTCGCGTCCACGATGCCCCCGCACGGTTCCCGCGAGGCATCGCGTGGCGGCACTCCGTACCCGGGACGATCCCGGTCATTGACTCACCCCTGGATCGCGCCGCCGTCGGATCGCCGCCGCCGACGCACGCTCCTCCACTCCTGCTTCGGCGCGACGTTCGAGACGTGACTGTACGGAAGACTTACAACACGTACGGAGAATGAGTCTACCGCGATGAAGCGAATCCTCTCGAGCATCGGTATCGGTGCCGCGACGGTCGATACGGTCCTGCCCTCCGCGACGTTGACCGCCGGCGAACCCGTCGAGGCGCGGGTCGACGTGCGCGGCGGTTCCACCGAGCAGGAGGTCGACAGCATCTACTTCGCCCTGCTCACCCGCTACGCCACCGACGAGGGCTACTCGACCGGCCTCGTCCACAAGTTCACACTCGCCGAGTCGTTCGCG
The Halomarina pelagica DNA segment above includes these coding regions:
- a CDS encoding phosphoribosyltransferase family protein, encoding MNYRSVAEFNEDIRQFARELHDGIDLVVGIPRSGLLAANLLCLNLNVPMTDVDGLCEGRILKTGYRHDGGSGTFSDVDTVLVVDDSVSSGRQMTETRSRLEEFDFPFRIEYGAIYISSKGYQYVDHWGEVVGKPRVFEWNLLHHPMLKNACVDIDGVLCRDPTPEENDDGANYREFLTGVDPYVVPTERIGWLVTCRLEKYREQTEAWLAEHGVEYDELVMMDLPSKEARRAEGNHAEYKAEVYRSTGATFFIESSHRQAVEIADRARKPVYCYEANRMIHPGTVARTYDKSNEYLARFLSNPISFSLAASRYVIAKGTHTMNLLSYKYRDD